A region from the Clostridium beijerinckii genome encodes:
- a CDS encoding TetR/AcrR family transcriptional regulator, protein MTYLSYKIVYAMMSSRGDDIVPKNTFKNLNKDKKQRIFDAAIKEFSTSSFSDASINQIIKVAGIPRGSFYQYFNDKEDLYIYMIEEISNQKKKIIPEKVLNPDVDFFETFLQKTKDSLELGRTKPEYTKIGMLMQMDNCEFIAKFRTASIEKYRKQLEYDKERGLIRQEVNTDVVLNMLFSYTLEEYFKSGFNENEYLNKVKDAISIIKKGIKDN, encoded by the coding sequence GTGACATACTTGTCATATAAAATAGTTTATGCTATGATGTCCTCAAGAGGAGATGATATTGTGCCAAAAAATACTTTTAAAAATTTAAATAAAGATAAAAAGCAAAGAATTTTCGATGCTGCTATAAAAGAATTTTCTACTAGTTCTTTCAGCGATGCATCTATTAACCAGATTATTAAAGTTGCTGGAATACCCCGTGGAAGCTTTTATCAATACTTTAATGATAAAGAAGACCTCTATATCTATATGATAGAAGAAATTTCAAATCAAAAGAAAAAGATTATTCCTGAAAAAGTTTTAAATCCAGATGTTGATTTTTTTGAAACTTTTCTGCAAAAAACTAAAGATTCACTTGAACTTGGCAGAACTAAACCTGAGTACACCAAGATAGGTATGCTTATGCAAATGGATAATTGTGAATTTATCGCAAAATTCCGTACTGCTTCCATTGAAAAGTATAGAAAACAACTAGAATATGATAAAGAGCGTGGGCTTATAAGGCAAGAAGTTAATACTGATGTAGTTTTAAATATGCTTTTCTCATATACATTGGAAGAATATTTCAAAAGTGGCTTTAATGAAAATGAATATTTAAATAAGGTTAAGGATGCTATAAGCATAATAAAAAAAGGAATCAAAGATAATTAA
- a CDS encoding MFS transporter, with product MKRKISSSVIFVFAALSGLLFGYDTGVISGAILFIQEQMHLNSWQQGWVVSSVLLGAILGSAIIGPMSDKYGRRKLVVLSSIIFFVGALGSAFSPKFLTLIISRIVLGVAVGASSALIPTYLAELSPAEKRGSVSSLFQLMVMSGILLAYITNYSFSGIYIGWRFMLGFAAIPSVILLLGSLVLPESPRFLVKDGRVDEAREVLQQMNKQNISAVNDELVQISKQAKIKSGGIKELFGVFVRPALVIGFGLATFQQIMGCNTVLYYAPTIFTEVGFGVEAALIAHIGIGVFNIIITAIAVIIMDKIDRKKMLIYGAIGMGVSLIVMSFSMKFSNGSFTASIICVIALTIYIAFFSATWGPVMWVMIGEVFPLNIRGLGNSFSSVINWSANMIVSLTFPPLLNYFGTGSLFIGYGIICFMAIWFVKYKVFETRNRSLEEIESTLRAFTGKNRKQDFYIHSISPEEN from the coding sequence ATGAAGAGAAAAATTAGTAGTTCTGTAATATTTGTTTTTGCTGCACTTAGTGGTCTTTTATTTGGTTATGATACTGGGGTTATTTCAGGAGCTATTCTGTTTATTCAAGAACAAATGCACCTTAATTCATGGCAACAAGGATGGGTTGTTAGCTCGGTGTTATTAGGGGCTATTCTTGGGTCTGCCATAATTGGACCTATGTCTGATAAGTATGGTCGTAGGAAGTTGGTTGTGTTATCATCAATTATTTTCTTTGTGGGTGCACTTGGTTCAGCATTTTCTCCAAAATTTTTGACATTAATTATATCACGTATTGTTCTTGGTGTCGCAGTTGGTGCTTCTTCAGCCTTAATTCCTACATACTTAGCTGAATTATCACCTGCTGAAAAACGTGGATCTGTGTCAAGTTTATTCCAGTTAATGGTTATGAGTGGAATTTTGTTAGCTTATATTACTAACTACAGCTTTTCTGGTATATATATTGGTTGGCGTTTCATGCTTGGATTTGCAGCTATTCCATCTGTAATCCTTTTATTAGGTTCACTTGTATTACCAGAAAGTCCTAGATTTTTAGTTAAAGATGGACGAGTTGATGAAGCTAGAGAAGTATTACAACAAATGAATAAACAGAATATAAGTGCTGTTAATGATGAACTTGTTCAGATCAGCAAACAAGCTAAAATTAAAAGTGGTGGAATTAAAGAATTATTCGGTGTATTTGTCCGCCCAGCATTAGTTATCGGTTTTGGTCTAGCTACTTTTCAACAAATTATGGGCTGTAATACGGTTCTTTACTATGCGCCAACTATATTTACTGAAGTTGGATTTGGTGTTGAAGCGGCTTTGATTGCTCATATCGGAATTGGAGTTTTTAATATAATCATTACTGCTATAGCTGTCATAATTATGGACAAAATTGATCGTAAAAAGATGTTGATTTATGGTGCTATTGGAATGGGTGTTTCATTAATAGTTATGAGTTTTTCAATGAAATTTTCTAATGGTTCATTTACTGCTTCAATTATCTGTGTAATTGCTCTAACAATTTATATTGCTTTCTTTTCAGCTACTTGGGGACCAGTAATGTGGGTCATGATTGGTGAGGTATTTCCATTAAATATTCGTGGTTTAGGAAACTCATTCAGCAGTGTAATTAATTGGAGTGCAAACATGATAGTATCATTAACATTTCCGCCATTATTGAACTACTTTGGTACTGGTAGCTTATTTATCGGTTATGGTATCATCTGTTTCATGGCAATTTGGTTTGTTAAGTATAAAGTGTTTGAAACACGTAATCGTTCACTCGAAGAAATTGAATCTACTCTTCGTGCATTTACTGGTAAAAACCGTAAACAAGATTTTTATATTCACAGTATCTCGCCTGAAGAAAATTAA